A genomic region of Zea mays cultivar B73 chromosome 6, Zm-B73-REFERENCE-NAM-5.0, whole genome shotgun sequence contains the following coding sequences:
- the LOC100272659 gene encoding ureide permease 4 isoform X1 yields MYVVKDIGGAIGLMAVALVLLGTWPVVLAVLERRGRLPQHTFLDFSATNFMAAVLIALTFGQIGPASSTPNFLTQLTQFKNNWASVLFAMAGGVTLSLGTLATQYGWAFVGLSVTEVMASSLKVVIGTTVNYFLDGRMNKAEILFPGVGCFLIAAILGSLVHASNAADNQEKLANNNASNAAAAADEEKDLTKHLLELEIPSQEAEPDAGTAGFLVGLEEKRSIKVLGSHTLLGLGIVVFAGIFYALFAPAFNLATNDQWHTLPAGVPHLAVYTAYFYFSLACLAVSAALNVWLLYRPMVGVPSSTLAAYVLDGDGRGLAMLAGMLCGLGNALTFMAGQAAGYAAADSVQALPLVSTFWAVALFGEYRRSSRRTYTLLASMLLMFTVAMVLLMASSGSRSIIH; encoded by the exons ATGTACGTGGTGAAGGATATTGGCGGCGCCATCGGGCTGATGGCGGTGGCGCTGGTGCTCCTGGGCACCTGGCCGGTTGTCCTGGCGGTGCTGGAGCGGCGGGGCCGGCTGCCGCAGCACACGTTCCTTGACTTCTCCGCCACCAACTTCATGGCGGCCGTGCTGATCGCCCTCACCTTCGGCCAGATCGGCCCCGCCAGCAGCACGCCCAACTTCCTGACGCAGCTCACTCAG TTCAAGAACAACTGGGCTTCGGTCTTGTTTGCCATGGCGGGCGGCGTCACCCTGAGCCTGGGCACATTGGCCACGCAGTACGGCTGGGCGTTCGTCGGGCTCTCCGTCACTGAAGTCATGGCCTCTAGCCTCAAGGTCGTCATAGGGACAACGGTCAACTATTTCCTGGACGGCCGGATGAACAAGGCGGAGATCCTCTTTCCTGGCGTCGGCTGCTTCCTGATTGCGGCCATCCTTGGGTCACTTGTCCACGCTTCCAATGCCGCCGACAACCAGGAGAAGCTGGCTAATAATAACGCTTCCAATGCAGCTGCAGCTGCAGATGAGGAGAAGGATCTCACCAAACACCTCCTAGAGCTAGAGATACCATCCCAAGAAGCAGAGCCGGATGCAGGAACGGCAGGGTTCCTGGTTGGTCTGGAGGAGAAGAGGTCGATTAAA GTGCTGGGATCCCACACGCTGCTGGGCCTTGGCATCGTGGTGTTCGCGGGCATCTTCTACGCGCTCTTCGCGCCAGCGTTCAACCTGGCCACTAACGACCAGTGGCACACGCTCCCCGCCGGCGTGCCGCACCTGGCGGTGTACACGGCCTACTTCTACTTCTCCCTCGCATGCCTCGCCGTCAGCGCCGCCCTCAACGTGTGGCTCCTCTACCGGCCCATGGTCGGCGTGCCAAGCTCCACCCTGGCGGCCTACGTCCTCGACGGCGACGGCAGGGGCCTCGCGATGCTGGCCGGGATGCTGTGCGGGCTCGGGAACGCTCTCACGTTCATGGCAGGGCAGGCCGCCGGTTACGCCGCCGCCGACTCCGTGCAGGCGCTGCCGCTGGTCAGCACGTTCTGGGCCGTCGCCCTCTTCGGCGAGTACCGCCGGTCGTCGCGGCGCACGTACACGCTGCTGGCGAGCATGCTACTCATGTTCACAGTCGCCATGGTCCTCCTCATGGCTTCCTCAGGAAGCCGCTCCATCATTCACTGA
- the LOC100272659 gene encoding Ureide permease 4 translates to MAGGVTLSLGTLATQYGWAFVGLSVTEVMASSLKVVIGTTVNYFLDGRMNKAEILFPGVGCFLIAAILGSLVHASNAADNQEKLANNNASNAAAAADEEKDLTKHLLELEIPSQEAEPDAGTAGFLVGLEEKRSIKVLGSHTLLGLGIVVFAGIFYALFAPAFNLATNDQWHTLPAGVPHLAVYTAYFYFSLACLAVSAALNVWLLYRPMVGVPSSTLAAYVLDGDGRGLAMLAGMLCGLGNALTFMAGQAAGYAAADSVQALPLVSTFWAVALFGEYRRSSRRTYTLLASMLLMFTVAMVLLMASSGSRSIIH, encoded by the exons ATGGCGGGCGGCGTCACCCTGAGCCTGGGCACATTGGCCACGCAGTACGGCTGGGCGTTCGTCGGGCTCTCCGTCACTGAAGTCATGGCCTCTAGCCTCAAGGTCGTCATAGGGACAACGGTCAACTATTTCCTGGACGGCCGGATGAACAAGGCGGAGATCCTCTTTCCTGGCGTCGGCTGCTTCCTGATTGCGGCCATCCTTGGGTCACTTGTCCACGCTTCCAATGCCGCCGACAACCAGGAGAAGCTGGCTAATAATAACGCTTCCAATGCAGCTGCAGCTGCAGATGAGGAGAAGGATCTCACCAAACACCTCCTAGAGCTAGAGATACCATCCCAAGAAGCAGAGCCGGATGCAGGAACGGCAGGGTTCCTGGTTGGTCTGGAGGAGAAGAGGTCGATTAAA GTGCTGGGATCCCACACGCTGCTGGGCCTTGGCATCGTGGTGTTCGCGGGCATCTTCTACGCGCTCTTCGCGCCAGCGTTCAACCTGGCCACTAACGACCAGTGGCACACGCTCCCCGCCGGCGTGCCGCACCTGGCGGTGTACACGGCCTACTTCTACTTCTCCCTCGCATGCCTCGCCGTCAGCGCCGCCCTCAACGTGTGGCTCCTCTACCGGCCCATGGTCGGCGTGCCAAGCTCCACCCTGGCGGCCTACGTCCTCGACGGCGACGGCAGGGGCCTCGCGATGCTGGCCGGGATGCTGTGCGGGCTCGGGAACGCTCTCACGTTCATGGCAGGGCAGGCCGCCGGTTACGCCGCCGCCGACTCCGTGCAGGCGCTGCCGCTGGTCAGCACGTTCTGGGCCGTCGCCCTCTTCGGCGAGTACCGCCGGTCGTCGCGGCGCACGTACACGCTGCTGGCGAGCATGCTACTCATGTTCACAGTCGCCATGGTCCTCCTCATGGCTTCCTCAGGAAGCCGCTCCATCATTCACTGA